A region of Myxococcaceae bacterium DNA encodes the following proteins:
- a CDS encoding DUF1566 domain-containing protein, which translates to MRELRFIGCLLIFCSGVFSQSAPWAVEAYDDETSQYTRYILEPYGNPPNLTDRLTGLAWLYDLRRTVSGQTQAAAASYCATQGSHWRVPTVLELQSLLNYTTDYGFCQIATECDAFKYWPAGGYLASDSYEPTAGCLGVDLSSLPSVSEASVLPSPSCNSSYFLTCVSGETFGPPAQFTDEIADSVANDTTVVLDQRTGLLWMRNPIACVDQYSADVACSFGYSDRDWHLSSIKELMTLIDYSETPPYNETIFNNIDTYGSLYWTSTSYNTSGYYAAVNFSTGLIVPLLNSTGSAGSEACVSARCVTRTGNWPRSADKDSLGQNRYIVGEYNNTVIDKLTQLMWQRDFFGPMSGTAAANTCENVGIGGFTDWRLPNTIEIQSLYDYYAFKMDGSMFNLGSLSSYWASGGAGAGASRYFETIGGNIDDIGNSKMYYVRCVRRGVEVPISSRYSDEHGRPVSENSTEVLDRSTGLVWRHDGYLDYTGSNPASYCTGLAGSWRLPTVKELYSLTETELDLSINTTIFSDVLGCLKKQWLTSTNSPVSASCSNCSYYVGFPLSGVATVDYSMRNISFCIRCIKG; encoded by the coding sequence ATGAGAGAATTACGTTTTATAGGTTGCCTTTTAATTTTCTGTTCAGGTGTTTTTTCTCAAAGTGCTCCTTGGGCTGTTGAAGCCTACGATGACGAAACAAGTCAGTATACTCGCTATATTTTGGAGCCTTATGGCAATCCTCCTAACTTGACGGATAGACTAACGGGACTAGCTTGGCTCTACGATTTGCGTCGTACAGTGAGTGGTCAGACGCAGGCGGCAGCGGCTTCCTACTGCGCGACTCAAGGATCCCATTGGCGCGTGCCGACGGTGCTCGAGTTACAGAGTCTGTTAAACTACACGACCGATTATGGATTTTGCCAGATAGCTACGGAATGCGATGCATTTAAGTATTGGCCAGCGGGTGGATATTTAGCCAGTGATTCCTATGAGCCTACCGCCGGGTGTCTAGGGGTTGATCTTTCGAGCTTACCCAGCGTGAGTGAAGCCTCTGTGCTTCCGAGTCCGAGTTGCAACAGCAGTTATTTTCTCACCTGCGTTTCAGGTGAAACTTTTGGGCCACCGGCACAGTTTACAGACGAAATAGCAGATTCTGTAGCGAACGATACGACGGTCGTATTAGATCAAAGGACGGGCTTATTATGGATGCGCAATCCTATTGCTTGTGTTGATCAATATAGCGCTGATGTAGCCTGTAGTTTTGGTTATTCAGATAGAGATTGGCATTTGTCGTCTATTAAAGAACTCATGACGTTGATAGACTACTCTGAAACGCCACCTTACAATGAAACTATCTTCAATAATATAGACACTTATGGGTCTCTTTATTGGACATCTACAAGCTACAATACTTCGGGATACTATGCTGCTGTCAATTTTAGCACTGGTTTGATCGTTCCTTTGTTAAATAGCACAGGATCTGCAGGCAGCGAGGCTTGCGTTTCTGCAAGATGCGTGACTCGTACGGGAAATTGGCCACGAAGTGCTGATAAGGATTCACTCGGTCAAAATCGTTATATCGTCGGTGAATACAACAATACAGTGATTGATAAGTTGACCCAGTTAATGTGGCAGCGCGATTTCTTTGGTCCTATGTCGGGTACTGCAGCTGCAAATACTTGTGAAAATGTTGGAATCGGCGGCTTCACAGATTGGCGGTTACCGAATACAATTGAGATACAATCTCTGTATGATTATTATGCATTTAAAATGGATGGTTCTATGTTTAATTTGGGATCTCTTAGTTCTTATTGGGCGTCCGGTGGTGCAGGTGCTGGAGCGTCCAGGTATTTCGAAACGATAGGTGGTAATATCGATGACATTGGAAATAGCAAGATGTATTATGTACGTTGTGTACGAAGAGGGGTAGAAGTGCCTATTAGCAGTCGGTATTCCGATGAGCACGGACGTCCTGTTTCTGAGAACTCCACAGAAGTGCTCGATCGATCGACCGGGCTGGTGTGGAGACATGATGGGTATTTGGACTACACAGGTTCAAACCCGGCGTCCTATTGCACCGGCTTGGCAGGATCGTGGCGTTTACCTACGGTTAAGGAATTGTATTCACTGACGGAAACAGAGCTTGATCTCAGCATTAATACGACGATATTCAGCGATGTGCTGGGTTGTTTAAAAAAGCAATGGTTGACATCTACGAACAGCCCTGTGAGTGCTTCTTGTTCTAATTGTTCGTATTACGTTGGGTTTCCTCTCAGTGGAGTAGCCACCGTAGATTATTCTATGAGAAATATTTCTTTTTGTATTCGATGTATTAAAGGATAG
- a CDS encoding PQQ-binding-like beta-propeller repeat protein, producing the protein MINRIFVVILNLSALVFWGSSSWGLAPVPGTLKWEGVIPGSFDFSSPMLTQDTVFLGSCDGSLYALNANTGRQKWSFSTGNCIYSSVGVGQEAVYLASSDGNLYALDMETGEKIWSCPTGSNYSSPLAFEGVVYVGSDNGTLYAINASSGAVNWDFMAGAGIRSSPVVENGVVYFTADDTHAYAVDVATHQKVWSSGLGSLGTSAAVSSGRVYVGTYSDDLVALSASSGQVLWKFKTNGFVSTPQLMNGIVVVASYDGKVYAVNGTSGMQVWDFAANPYSFWPPAVQNGTVYALTDAGLSALELATGELVWNCTLAGTGASSPVADDATVYVAGADVVYGIYSGN; encoded by the coding sequence ATGATTAATAGAATTTTTGTCGTTATCTTAAATTTGAGTGCTTTGGTGTTTTGGGGATCTTCTTCCTGGGGTTTGGCTCCAGTTCCAGGGACGCTTAAATGGGAAGGGGTTATTCCTGGTTCTTTTGATTTTTCCAGCCCCATGTTGACGCAAGATACGGTTTTTCTAGGGTCTTGCGATGGCAGCCTGTATGCTTTGAATGCGAATACCGGACGTCAAAAATGGAGTTTTTCGACAGGCAATTGTATCTATTCATCTGTTGGTGTTGGGCAAGAGGCGGTCTACTTGGCCTCCAGTGATGGGAATTTGTATGCTTTAGACATGGAAACCGGTGAGAAGATCTGGAGTTGTCCTACGGGCTCTAATTACTCTTCTCCTCTAGCGTTCGAGGGTGTTGTGTACGTTGGGTCGGATAATGGAACCCTGTATGCCATCAACGCGTCATCCGGTGCTGTTAACTGGGATTTTATGGCTGGTGCTGGTATTCGCTCTTCACCGGTTGTCGAAAACGGAGTTGTGTATTTTACGGCGGATGACACGCATGCTTATGCAGTCGATGTTGCCACGCATCAAAAGGTTTGGAGTTCTGGTTTGGGTTCTTTGGGGACTTCAGCTGCCGTCAGCAGTGGTCGTGTTTATGTGGGTACCTATTCAGATGATCTCGTTGCGCTGAGTGCTTCGAGTGGCCAAGTTCTTTGGAAATTCAAGACAAACGGGTTCGTATCAACTCCGCAGCTGATGAATGGTATCGTGGTGGTCGCATCGTACGATGGGAAAGTTTATGCCGTGAACGGAACGAGTGGTATGCAGGTGTGGGATTTTGCTGCGAATCCGTACTCTTTTTGGCCACCTGCTGTACAGAATGGCACTGTCTATGCGCTTACAGATGCGGGTTTATCAGCGCTTGAGCTCGCAACAGGGGAGTTGGTATGGAATTGTACTTTGGCCGGGACAGGAGCATCATCGCCAGTTGCGGATGATGCAACTGTTTACGTGGCAGGTGCCGATGTTGTTTATGGAATCTATTCTGGGAATTGA
- a CDS encoding S8 family serine peptidase, protein MFRFLALGMCLFSLIPEKVFALSALEKEAPPYGWTRLERATSEDRVDFKIYLRISNEDKLTELADGVSSPGSPLYRQHRSISEVHELIRPPSEDFEEVRKWLLSAGISERLCVADWDSYKCKNVPVFLAEYLLSVNIYRYRHSSVQPRGILLTEDEIKLPNKVSLITGVSIYNPITSEEEPREEKISIENPIDRYVKNFFDGNSCVSTKTCTFPTMPGNAPAVLSFRYSEGYGTFLVSPSCYKENTFPTGARELARLEGKPELLSYPVCPGWLGYKKIVYAILITMRYGDESDSMGFNPSEDACKKQDLNSIIEKSQRSRILCIFKAPLTLSLDQNYFFSSTTYFRDLSYFKDCGNQYCIEDFPHYTSDEGSFVSANGVKLTYKLNSEKYPNWVRDKFQLPPFSEICEVASPVAQGILEPSAGGSSLNSPNFTADWEIFRSTYLPLLPKDCVPTLVSTGNPGVAGVPSEHAVMVLMMMMSMSPHSQTVFWDYGTSLPFGMIGFLDNVTSLTPVLGVNTPKIWSISSGILYDARYERVYKAIDRRLKILTAIGTSVFVSSGNDGVFGRGKSVAGTVQFPKCSPYITVVGGLGYDIINKFSAASIQTSDGLTSGGGFCGSHAETPAYQIPVINQYVDRFPSKRREGRGYPDLSMIAVNLVFVYNKTQNIASGTSLSTPIMAGIFSLLNSQMKINGKPLLGNINRLLYEYKIPFYDIVLGNNFAGGFDEGVYSDQNYSYIYLQYDENKGYEATNGWDPVTGFGAIMYNDSLNSLLNNSPYYLGAALNDTTNQANRYIRLNSSLVLDSFTSLIWNLNPSSNKPLSPYCGDPTRIPTLFELMTLLDYSKGNSLNPINVIFGNVSGRFWTQSGETVSFTFPEFPNENSNNQAQYRCVQGRMLKPSTALVSFSTNVLMDQITGLLWDKNPFVVPPTCSGLATACQTANSNKRTPTLKEMMSIYNFGSQSNPLASGIDWQAIKNTNKNFITSTTASIGGSEYVYYLDILKGTVKNGPCEDLEHAAVLCVYN, encoded by the coding sequence ATGTTTCGTTTTCTTGCATTGGGGATGTGTTTATTTTCATTAATACCTGAAAAAGTGTTTGCTTTGTCTGCGCTTGAAAAGGAAGCTCCGCCTTATGGTTGGACTCGTTTAGAAAGGGCAACATCGGAAGATCGCGTTGATTTTAAAATCTATCTGCGTATTTCGAACGAAGATAAATTGACTGAGTTAGCTGATGGGGTGAGCAGCCCGGGTTCACCGTTGTATCGTCAACACAGGTCGATTTCAGAGGTACATGAATTAATTAGACCTCCAAGCGAAGATTTTGAAGAGGTTAGGAAATGGCTTCTTTCAGCAGGGATCTCAGAGAGGTTGTGCGTTGCCGATTGGGATAGTTACAAATGTAAAAACGTGCCTGTTTTTTTGGCTGAGTATTTGTTAAGTGTCAATATTTATCGCTATCGTCATAGCTCGGTACAACCCCGTGGAATTTTATTGACGGAAGATGAAATCAAATTGCCAAATAAGGTTTCTTTGATAACTGGGGTATCGATATACAATCCAATTACTTCGGAGGAAGAACCAAGAGAGGAAAAAATTTCAATTGAAAATCCGATTGATCGGTACGTAAAAAATTTTTTTGATGGCAATTCTTGTGTTAGTACTAAGACATGTACTTTCCCTACTATGCCTGGTAATGCCCCAGCAGTTTTATCGTTTCGTTATTCTGAAGGATATGGCACATTTCTTGTGTCGCCAAGTTGTTATAAGGAAAATACCTTTCCCACTGGTGCTCGAGAATTAGCACGTTTGGAAGGTAAGCCCGAACTCCTCAGTTATCCAGTTTGTCCGGGATGGTTGGGTTATAAAAAGATTGTTTATGCAATTTTAATAACTATGAGATATGGAGACGAAAGTGATAGTATGGGTTTTAATCCATCAGAAGATGCATGCAAAAAACAAGATTTAAATTCAATTATTGAAAAAAGTCAAAGGAGTAGAATTTTGTGTATTTTTAAGGCTCCGTTGACACTATCGTTAGATCAAAACTATTTCTTTTCATCTACAACTTATTTTCGTGATTTATCTTATTTTAAAGACTGCGGTAATCAGTATTGCATAGAAGATTTTCCGCATTATACATCGGATGAAGGAAGTTTTGTTTCTGCAAATGGAGTAAAATTGACATATAAATTAAATTCTGAAAAATATCCTAACTGGGTACGAGATAAATTTCAACTGCCTCCGTTTTCGGAAATATGTGAAGTTGCGAGTCCGGTTGCTCAGGGAATTTTGGAGCCTTCTGCTGGAGGATCTTCACTGAACAGTCCGAATTTTACGGCTGATTGGGAAATTTTTAGATCCACATACCTGCCTCTTTTACCTAAAGATTGCGTTCCAACTTTAGTGTCTACGGGAAATCCTGGTGTCGCTGGTGTCCCTAGTGAGCATGCGGTTATGGTTTTGATGATGATGATGTCCATGAGTCCGCATTCACAAACCGTATTTTGGGACTATGGTACATCATTGCCCTTTGGGATGATTGGTTTTCTAGATAATGTTACTTCATTAACACCTGTTTTAGGGGTTAATACTCCTAAAATATGGTCTATCAGTTCTGGGATTCTGTATGACGCTAGGTATGAAAGAGTTTATAAGGCAATAGATAGGCGACTTAAGATTCTTACGGCGATAGGAACCAGTGTCTTTGTTTCTAGCGGGAATGATGGAGTATTTGGCCGAGGGAAAAGTGTGGCCGGTACTGTTCAGTTTCCTAAGTGTTCACCCTACATTACAGTTGTAGGAGGCCTAGGTTATGATATAATAAATAAGTTCTCTGCGGCCTCTATACAGACTTCTGATGGGCTCACTTCTGGAGGCGGTTTTTGTGGTTCTCATGCAGAGACACCCGCTTATCAGATACCGGTTATAAATCAGTATGTTGATCGTTTTCCTTCTAAGAGGCGGGAAGGACGTGGTTATCCAGATCTGTCAATGATAGCTGTGAACCTAGTGTTTGTTTATAACAAAACCCAAAACATTGCGTCCGGCACCTCGCTGTCTACTCCGATTATGGCGGGTATCTTTTCGTTATTAAATAGTCAGATGAAGATAAACGGAAAGCCTTTATTGGGGAATATTAATAGACTTTTATATGAGTACAAAATTCCATTTTATGATATTGTTCTTGGGAATAATTTTGCTGGTGGTTTTGATGAAGGAGTTTACTCTGATCAAAATTATTCTTATATATATTTGCAATATGATGAAAATAAAGGTTATGAAGCGACAAATGGATGGGATCCTGTTACTGGATTTGGCGCAATAATGTATAATGATTCATTAAATAGTTTGCTGAATAACAGCCCTTATTACCTAGGAGCAGCTTTGAACGATACCACTAATCAGGCCAATAGATATATTCGACTTAACTCGAGTCTCGTATTAGATTCATTTACTAGCTTGATTTGGAATCTTAACCCAAGTAGTAATAAGCCTCTTAGTCCTTATTGTGGGGACCCGACCAGAATTCCAACGCTTTTTGAGTTAATGACTTTGTTGGACTATAGCAAAGGAAACAGTCTAAATCCCATTAACGTAATATTTGGAAATGTCAGTGGACGGTTTTGGACACAGTCTGGGGAAACAGTTTCGTTTACGTTTCCTGAGTTTCCCAACGAAAACAGTAATAACCAGGCACAGTATAGGTGTGTTCAAGGTAGAATGTTAAAACCTTCAACAGCTCTTGTTTCTTTTTCAACGAATGTTCTAATGGATCAAATTACGGGTTTGTTGTGGGATAAGAATCCATTTGTGGTTCCTCCTACTTGTTCAGGTTTGGCTACAGCATGCCAAACTGCCAATAGCAACAAAAGAACACCAACCTTGAAGGAAATGATGAGTATTTATAATTTTGGTTCACAATCTAATCCTTTGGCTTCAGGTATTGATTGGCAGGCAATTAAAAATACAAATAAAAATTTTATAACGTCTACGACAGCTTCAATTGGTGGTTCTGAGTATGTTTACTACTTGGATATTCTTAAAGGAACGGTAAAAAATGGTCCTTGTGAGGATCTTGAACATGCAGCGGTTCTCTGCGTGTATAATTAG
- a CDS encoding DUF1566 domain-containing protein, whose amino-acid sequence MKKMKCCFVIVAYLSFVFLNIQNASADYSRPIKDLWDREAYRDETNQTDRYKASDYWVGTVFDLLTRLIWEQTPSEGKFTWNEGGKLGSAQAYCATLNEKGLDWRVPNVMELQSLIDYSKRGNRIDPIFSSDPEKQVYWTSARLKGSSEVLGLRMGDGVLESLSADSKQRVRCVSGFRNAMSLEYTNNNPGNIEPGIASASIKPYGQIVEGTVRFYDGITGLCWASKSFSHLNHSEATILCAHRTHFLEDSSPKELVERAEKVGPRSWRLPSIKEVVTLVDYKSGKFRLHETVQPSFESKELYYWTSTPHEERPNSFAVISLKDGSLSYVESDFEDPSKCILARCVDRK is encoded by the coding sequence ATGAAAAAAATGAAATGTTGCTTTGTGATCGTTGCTTACTTGAGCTTTGTTTTTCTGAATATACAAAACGCTTCAGCAGATTACTCTCGGCCTATTAAAGACCTTTGGGACCGAGAGGCCTATCGAGATGAAACGAATCAGACAGATCGATATAAAGCATCTGACTATTGGGTAGGTACAGTCTTTGATTTGCTGACTCGATTGATTTGGGAACAAACCCCCTCTGAAGGGAAGTTCACCTGGAACGAAGGCGGGAAATTAGGATCTGCTCAAGCTTATTGCGCAACTTTGAATGAAAAAGGTCTCGACTGGCGTGTTCCGAATGTGATGGAATTGCAGTCTTTAATCGATTACTCGAAAAGAGGTAACCGTATTGATCCAATCTTTTCTTCAGATCCAGAAAAGCAAGTTTACTGGACTTCGGCAAGGCTCAAGGGTTCTTCGGAAGTACTTGGTTTACGAATGGGTGATGGGGTTCTGGAAAGTCTTTCTGCTGATTCGAAACAACGTGTTCGTTGCGTGAGTGGATTCCGGAACGCCATGTCTCTCGAATACACGAATAATAATCCTGGTAATATTGAGCCAGGGATTGCTTCCGCGAGCATCAAACCTTACGGACAAATTGTTGAAGGTACAGTTCGCTTTTACGATGGTATTACCGGCTTGTGTTGGGCTTCGAAATCATTTTCGCATTTAAATCACTCAGAAGCGACAATCTTATGTGCCCATAGAACACATTTCTTAGAAGATTCTTCGCCGAAAGAGCTCGTAGAAAGGGCGGAAAAGGTTGGCCCTAGATCGTGGCGTCTTCCAAGCATCAAAGAAGTAGTCACACTGGTAGATTATAAATCCGGTAAGTTTAGGCTCCATGAGACAGTTCAGCCTTCGTTCGAGTCTAAAGAATTGTACTATTGGACCTCCACGCCGCACGAGGAGCGCCCGAATTCGTTTGCGGTGATTTCTCTGAAGGACGGTTCGCTCAGTTACGTTGAGTCGGATTTTGAAGATCCATCGAAATGTATTTTGGCTCGTTGTGTCGATCGTAAGTAG
- a CDS encoding DUF1566 domain-containing protein has protein sequence MRNLVLIALFSTLSYGFETGDLAQGHHDIVHLAKKRQTELGDQWSPQAYGDSTSQPGRYYLPSGPNPNMVFDSLTGLIWQRAQSQAPVTWNVSAGSGSAQGYCDSLSIGGHSDWRIPSVKELQSLVDYTVLWPPMLNKAAFSQALSAMYWTSEIEFSHQRDAWEFSFKTANLGLNPLATSAPYVRCVRGAQYPIANRYTDERGQVLTAASSQVFDRKTAFVWQRFTAPNKMIWADSLEYCSGLNLGGQVWRMPTIKELVTIVDFQAANASVDATIFPGTLSEEYWSSTRGTIGSKTRLGVDFHDGNTSAVLKNSSLLVRCVRYQKECSEDLDCSGNASICMNGACVQCEQDSDCMGMTPYCSRGICVECVSNSECGMSTPYCVNSACVECWEGIPGRQCWNMSGHVGCCPVNTFCSSPSVKERRCVECRSTTDCKRNSRPFCNSASSACTASCEADKDCGEVYLADSQCKSGKCWGAFLGEEECND, from the coding sequence ATGAGAAATTTGGTCCTAATAGCCCTATTCTCGACTCTCTCTTATGGCTTTGAAACGGGGGACTTGGCACAAGGACATCACGATATCGTTCATTTGGCAAAAAAGCGTCAAACGGAGCTAGGGGATCAATGGTCTCCGCAAGCTTACGGTGACTCGACCAGTCAGCCCGGCCGTTACTACCTTCCGAGTGGTCCAAATCCAAACATGGTGTTCGATTCTTTAACAGGCTTGATCTGGCAACGTGCTCAGTCTCAGGCTCCCGTGACTTGGAACGTGTCCGCTGGATCAGGCTCTGCTCAAGGGTACTGTGATAGCCTGTCAATCGGAGGTCATTCAGACTGGAGGATCCCGAGTGTTAAGGAGCTTCAATCCTTAGTGGATTATACAGTTCTCTGGCCGCCCATGTTAAATAAGGCGGCTTTTTCACAGGCGCTGAGTGCGATGTATTGGACATCGGAGATTGAGTTTTCTCACCAGAGAGATGCTTGGGAGTTTTCTTTTAAAACGGCAAACCTTGGCCTGAATCCTTTGGCAACCTCTGCACCTTATGTTCGTTGTGTGAGAGGAGCTCAATATCCTATTGCCAATCGGTATACCGATGAACGTGGACAAGTTCTCACGGCTGCCAGTTCGCAGGTATTTGATCGGAAAACAGCATTTGTGTGGCAACGCTTCACTGCTCCAAACAAGATGATTTGGGCGGATTCTCTAGAGTATTGCTCCGGTCTCAATCTTGGTGGACAGGTATGGCGTATGCCGACAATTAAAGAATTGGTGACGATTGTTGATTTTCAGGCAGCCAATGCCAGCGTGGATGCGACTATTTTTCCGGGTACTCTATCGGAAGAGTATTGGTCTAGCACACGGGGGACTATCGGATCAAAGACTAGGTTAGGAGTCGATTTCCATGATGGGAACACAAGTGCGGTCTTGAAAAACTCAAGCTTACTGGTGCGATGTGTGCGCTATCAAAAAGAGTGCTCTGAGGATTTGGATTGCTCAGGAAACGCATCGATTTGCATGAATGGTGCCTGTGTACAGTGCGAACAAGATTCGGATTGTATGGGCATGACGCCTTATTGTTCAAGAGGTATTTGTGTTGAATGCGTTAGCAATTCTGAATGTGGGATGTCAACGCCTTATTGTGTGAATTCGGCTTGTGTAGAATGTTGGGAGGGCATTCCTGGACGTCAATGTTGGAACATGTCCGGACATGTTGGTTGTTGCCCAGTCAATACTTTCTGTTCGTCCCCATCGGTGAAAGAACGCCGCTGTGTAGAGTGTCGAAGTACGACGGATTGTAAGAGAAACAGTAGACCATTTTGCAACAGTGCTTCGTCTGCTTGTACAGCGAGTTGTGAAGCAGACAAAGATTGCGGGGAAGTCTATTTGGCTGACAGTCAATGTAAAAGCGGAAAGTGCTGGGGAGCATTCCTTGGTGAGGAAGAGTGCAATGATTAA